The following DNA comes from Camelina sativa cultivar DH55 chromosome 14, Cs, whole genome shotgun sequence.
AAGATTCCAACACCTAACACATGTATTAAGCCTAAGAGtggatattatatatagttctataaaaaaaaagtagcacTGTTATAATTTGATACCTGACAAAGAGTTCAAAGTGTTGAAACAAGCGTGGACGGAGGAAACACCAACGTCACCGTTAATGTCGTCGGAATATTCCATCTCCGGGGGGTTTATACGTTTTTAACACatgtattaaccaaaaaaaataaaaaagcttgtAAACATGTCAATTATTGAGTAATGATGTGTGTGTGGAGTACacatgttttgtgttgttgtgtcaGTGTgcttatgtatgtatatttatagTAGACCAAAATAATAAACCGGAAAGTTGGTGATTTAAACCGGTTAAATGTGAAACCGGTTCGgagttttatcttcttcttcgtcagaaaGATAACAGAGTTGCCACCAAAGCTCCAGTTTTTATCCCCACCACACAGCAGAAGAAGCTTTGAGgaatgagaagaagatagagagagctCAAAGTTTCGAATATGATTGTAACACTAAACCCTAGGATTCTCCATTTCTCCAAGCTCCACCCTCTTcctcgttcttcttcttgtttctacAGAACTCGGAATGTGTCTCTGACCACAAATTGTAAGCTTCAGAAGCCTGAGAATGGGAATCAGAGAAGTAGCGGAAATCTCACGAAGACCATTTCGCTTTCCGATTCGGCGCCGCCGGTCACGGAAGAGACGGACGTGGAAGTTTCCGGCGATCGGGTTGTTAAGGGAGGTGgtaatggtggtggtggtggaggagacggaagagggttagggtttttgaaGAAGTTACCGAGAAAGGTTTTGTCAGTTTTGTCTAATTTGCCTCTTGCGATTACAGAAATGGCCACCATCGCTGCTCTTATGGCTCTTGGTAAGTCCTAGTTCCTTCTTTTGGATGTTGAGTTTGTTGCATTAGGTATTTGAGAAACTGATCaaaatttttcatcttttttaagGGACTGTGATTGAACAAGGTGAAACCCCTGATTTCTATTTCCAAAAGTATCCAGAGGATAATCCTGTGTTTGGGTTCTTCACTTGGAGATGGATTTTTACACTTGGATTTGATCATATGTACTCTGCTCCTATCTTTCTTGGGATGTTGCTTCTTTTAGCTGCTTCACTTATGGCTTGTACTTATACTACTCAGATACCTTTGGTTAAGGTTGCAAGGAGGTTTGTGTTCTTTTCTTTACTTTGTTACCGTGTTTTACCTCCTTGTTTtctaaagaagaagagctcatGAGTTTAGCAAATTGCAGATGGAGTTTTATGAAGTCAGATGAGGCAATTAAAAAGCAGGAGTTTGCAGATACTTTGCCAAGAGCATCCATTCAAGACTTGGGAATGATTTTGATGGGTGATGGATTTGAGGTTAGGATTATTTCTATCCTTTTCAACTTCTTCGATAGGAGtctgtgaggttgttctttagATTGTCTTGGTTTAAGTTGTAGTGATTTTGCAGTTTGTGTGTTCTGCAGGTGTTTATGAAGGGTCCTTCATTGTATGCTTTTAAAGGTTTGGCTGGTCGATTTGCGCCTATTGGAGTACATATATCAATGCTTCTGATTATGGTGGGTGGAACCCTCAGTGCGACTGGGAGCTTTAGAGGCTCGGTCACAGTTCCTCAAGGGTTAAATTTTGTCATGGGAGATGTCTTAGCACCAATTGGGTTTTTCTCAGTTCCAGCAGATGCTTTTAATACTGAAGTTCATGTTAATCGATTCACCATGGATTATTATGATAGTGGAGAGGTgagtgttttgttttgcttactCTGCAC
Coding sequences within:
- the LOC104742464 gene encoding cytochrome c biogenesis protein CCS1, chloroplastic-like is translated as MIVTLNPRILHFSKLHPLPRSSSCFYRTRNVSLTTNCKLQKPENGNQRSSGNLTKTISLSDSAPPVTEETDVEVSGDRVVKGGGNGGGGGGDGRGLGFLKKLPRKVLSVLSNLPLAITEMATIAALMALGTVIEQGETPDFYFQKYPEDNPVFGFFTWRWIFTLGFDHMYSAPIFLGMLLLLAASLMACTYTTQIPLVKVARRWSFMKSDEAIKKQEFADTLPRASIQDLGMILMGDGFEVFMKGPSLYAFKGLAGRFAPIGVHISMLLIMVGGTLSATGSFRGSVTVPQGLNFVMGDVLAPIGFFSVPADAFNTEVHVNRFTMDYYDSGEISQYHSDLSLRDLNGKEVLRKTISVNDPLRYGGVTIYQTDWSFSALQVTKDGEGPFNLAMAPIKINGDKKLYGTFLPVGDTNAPNVKGISMLARDLQSIVVYDLEGKFAGIRRPNSKLPIEVNGMKIVIEDAIGSTGLELKTDPGVPVVYAGFGALMLTTCISYLSHSQIWALQNGTTLVVGGRTNRAKNEFPDDMNRLLDQVPELINKNTSVVSEQS